CAAAATATctgaatttacaaaaatttggATGATTATCTGCAAAAGCACAAACATTTATTACAAtcaaacaaagttttgttgaATATGTTTCTGTACACTAAATAACCTTTCGATCTTGTTTTTGAACATCTTATGAATACATTATAAACTTATACATCTCTGACTAAACTCTTTTATACCTTGCATTTCTCAACGTTTCTGTTTAGTTTAAGGTTAAAGGGGCATACAAAGAAAACCAAAATTTGTGTACTGATAGAAATCAGGGAAGGGGGCTGTTTTACTGTTATGACAACAACCCCCTTTTCATGACAACAACCTCGTTTTGCGTATTAAATCGTTGTTAGCGCGTGAAAGCCACTATTAACGCTACAATGCGATGCACACTAATATCGAATGTAAACTGTAAACGCGTGTCGGCGTGATTAAAACTCTTCGTAAGTTTAGCAAGATTAACGATCGACTTCGGTTAAGGTGAACTATTTTTTCCAGCCTGATGTGTTAGCTTTACCCGCacgttataaaacaaattgttaaatCTTTGATTTTGACAGATTAATACTGTCTACGTGACttgatcaaatattttattaacttgCTGTAAATCTAGACCTGCAGTCGCTGCAATGACCAAACATGATTTACCAAAAGCATCTGCCTGTAACTACTGCTGGAAAAGACCCACGTAATAATATCACTGTCACTGAGTAAACTTCGGAATGTTTTAAGTGAATGTGCATATCTATTTTTACTTACTTTAAACTAAAGCATGCGAAACCTTTTGGAGAAGAAAGAATAAAGTTGCAATAAACTGAAAGAAAATTGCAGAATTGCACAGCTTCTTGTCAGCCAATATAGCGAACGCAAGGCATTTAAGATTTCCGTAGTTTTGTGTATCCTGTCGACCATTTCCGCTAGAAAATACAAcgtttgaaacaaatttgaattttttctgAAAGTGAGCGCTATGGTGTGCAATACGTGCAACTCGTTTTTAAGGCAgcccatttaaaaaataaatttaaaatcttggGATCCAAGCAAATtgctgtaatattttaaaacccatACAAGACTGCGTTGCAAACAAACAGCACTAGCAGTTACCCTGTTTACATGGTCGGATTGGATTTGAATTCAATCCGACTCgagatgacgtcacacgcatTTCAAATCCGATCCGCTAAAACGTCGTATTTACATGGCGCGTTTTGATCGGATTGAAAGTTGACGAGCTGAAATTTGTGGCAGGGTTGTTTGGAAATGTTTTTGGTAAGTTTGATTTGATATTAGCAAGAAAAGCTTATCTCGTAGCATTTTCAGACTGCAGGAACTTAAATGTCTGATTAGTATCACTACACGCTGTGTTTTCTCCCTTAACTGGATTGCTACAATAGTGAACCTCCCATTGCGTTGTCATTTGGTACGCCGTTAACGATAATAAATTGTCCCTCTGTTTTCATTTGGGAGTGGGAACTAGAATAAGTAATAAATCGACCACAgaatgaaatttttattttgtttcactgCTATTGCATTGATTTAcgattaattaaaaatatatattgatgtATAGGCAGTGGAAGGAAAATCCATCATGGTCGATACAATGGTACAGCAGTATGGTGAGTATTTGttgatgttttgtttgtgtaggTTAATGTAATATGTGCTACAATTAAATGTATGTCTTCTAAAGGTTCATTTACTGAACAAGAAGGAGCTGGAGCACAAGAGTTTGATAGTGGAAGTGGTAAGTTGTGCTTTATTAAAAAGAGCTTGCAATACGCGAGTTGTGTAATTGACAATAAACTTGCAGCAATTGAAACATCAACCACAACATCAGCAACAGAAGAAGAGGCAGCACCATTCCAGCCCAGTACAAGTTCTGGTACAAAACGTAAAGCAGGTATGCAGAAACCAGCATTACATCTtaaactattgttttttttattagggTGATTACTGAACAACAAGTTAAGGATAAAACTgcatatcattttttattttttggatcGACCAAGAACCAAAGAAAAACGACGTAAAGGTAACTTTACATATTACTTGTAAACAGGttgaacagtttttttaatgtttagaGGGAGAAGGATGGAGTGAATTCATCGATGCATACAAAGAAGAATGTGCCAAGGACCGGAAATCAAGAGAAATGATGGTACAGAGTATGAATGATGCATTAAGTCGAGCCATAAATGTACTGGTTTCTAATCAGGAGCCCGCAATTGTTTTGTAGCGGCCCGTCgtaatattacgtcacacgaATTCTTTTGTCCCCAATATTGACCCAAATGTTTGACGTCGCGTGCTAACTTTCCCACAACGCGGCGGATGCACCCTGCCGTTAACCGAGTTAGCGCCGATGCTCCCAATTGTGTCCTTTTTATTGTAATCTCGTTATCGCAATTTATCACGCCGATTCGTCTGACACCCGAAATTCATTTTTCCCTTCAAACCATTCCCCGACTGCTATATATACCGTTGTGTGATcatcaagaaaaaaaataagaaacgaACTAAGAGAAACGAGAACTAAACGAGACAATATCGAGAGAACGAAATACTAACAATAAGAACGATTATAAGAATAAAAGAGAAATACAGTTACTGTAACTGAGGGTACAGAACCGTATGATTTCTTGCCAGCCGAAACCCTAGATAACCCAGACTAGGAAACGGCAAACGACAACTCCTAGATAACCTAGACTAGGACGTAGCTTTAGACACCCACGAGCGCACGAAGTCACTGCAGATCACCTGCAATCAGCTCATAAACAATATACCAACAACGGGTGTCTAAAGTTTTGCAAATGTCTCCAGATGCAGCTGGCAGTAGTAATACTGAATaactttcattgttttttattccatttgtAATGTTGAGGTTCGATTATATAAGCAGGCGTGACCTTGAAGAAGCttgtattgtatatgtacGATTAGTACGAACTCAGTTATGATTAACATGCGGTCTACGCAACGATGATGATAATAATAATGGCCGCCGGCCGGATACACGTGACATTAGAATTATGGGTATTCTGTTACACCTCCCTTCTTAAAAAGAGACATTGTGAAAACGAAATGTCAATCAATGAAAATGAGTACATCGTTACACATAAACAATGAACGAAAAATGCAATGTTGACAACTGACTGGAAAAAACACAAGCATATGAATACCAGTGCGATATTTACACATAATAATCACGGTATTTAGCTGGCGTTACAATTGGGCGACCGTAGCGTGATATATGCTCTGTTGACGAAGCATTATTATTTACTATGGGCATGTTGTTTACATTGGTCTgactttgtgacgtcatagatcgGGTGTCTGGTACATAGTCATTGTGATCAACGTAGGTGTTTACCATGACTCCTGGCATATTGTTCAGTTGCCTTCGATTGCGTCGTAATAAATTACCAAACTCGTTTCGTATGATATAGGATCGAGGTTCACACGCTCGATTAGTGACAATGGCTTTCTTCCAGTGACCATCTTTTCGATACCCTACAACATCTCCCTTCTTTAATGGTGGCAAGGCTTTAGTGCCTCTATCATAATAATGTTTCTGCCTTAGTTGTCGTTTCTTTAGTCCTACATAAGCATCCACCACTTCTGGTTTTAGTAGATCTTTATGTATTGGTATCTTCGTGCGCAGTCTTCTACTCATTAACATTTGAACTGGTGAATATTGTAAATCAGAGATAGGTGTGTTTCTGTACTCCAAGATTGCTAGATAGGGGTCTTTGCCATCATCATAAGCCTTTTTCAGTAGGTTTTTTAGTGTTTGAATTGTTCTTTCCGCTTGACCGTTTGATTGTGGATATCTCGGGCTCGACGTTGTGGTTTTAAAATCCCATGATTTTGCGAAATCCAAGAAATCCTTGCTTGCAAAGGGCATATTGTCGCTTATAACTTCTCGCGGTATTCCATGACGAGCAAACATGCTTTTTAGGTGTTCCACGATTGTTTTCGCGGTCTTATCTGTCAAAGATATAATTTCTGGGTATTTTGAGTAGTAATCAACAACAACCAGATAATCGTTGCCTCTAAACGTCATGATATCCATGCCGACTTTTAAAAATCGACCATCGGGTATTTCGTGTGGAATCATTACCTCACGTCTGTGATTTCTTTGGTACTTGCAACAAATAGTGCATTTCATGACTATGTCTTCTATAGTGCATTTCATGACTATGTCTTCTATGTCATGCGCCATTCCAGGCCAATAAAGAAGTTCTCGTGCTCTGGATTTGCATTTCTCCATTCCAAGGTGGCTTTCATGTATGAGCTTTTGCGAACTCTCGCATCTTTGTCGGTATTACAATTCTTTCGTTGTAGAAAACGATCCCGTCGGCTGTATGAAGCATATCTCTTATGTTCCAGTATCTTCGGACTTCTGGTACAACTTGCCTTTGTGTTCGAGGCCATCCGTGTTGGCAGTAGCGTGTTACCTTCTGTAACGTTGTGTCTTGCTCTGTTGCGCGCTGTATATCTTCGTATCTGTTCGCTGTCACAGGtgaatttgaaattaaagaGTGTATAACACGTACTAGGTCGTCGTGAAGTTCTTCGTCCGATGTTCCTTGTAAATACGCTCGAGAAAGCGTGTCGGCAAGGTACAAATACTTTCCAGAGACATAACGTACTTTTAATGTATCGGGCAAAAGCTTACTTGACGGCTGGGGGCAAAGGCTCGTAAGAGCCCGCCATGAACCTAGACTGACCTCGAGGTCTCAGTGCCGATAGTGGTTTCTCGTTATTAGTTATTGTGTTAGGGAAAAGGCGAATTATATAGCGGACagaatcacgtgacagcagtGTGACGCCATGCGATAAAAGGGAATCGATTTGGGCCTGTCATCGGCTGAACGGGATATCATTAACCTCGTTCAACGGGGGGTTTGTTTTCATGGGAAAGTCTCTCATGAGATAAGTCGTATCCGCACTGTTGGCATTGATTAATTAAGTATTGGGATTGggttatgtgacgtcactttaggcgtcgagttgcaacaaATGAAAGCTGTTGTCGACATACAGACCATCCaggtaaacataaaaaatgaatgccTATTTTGCAATTTATTATATCTTCGTTCTGTTTTGATATAACTTTTGTGTCAAAAGAGTAATGAAGTGGGGGGTAGCTACCACATGGAGCAAGACGGATTGGCGAGGTCTCTGCAGCGGATCCAGAACTTTGTACCTGTTGATACTATCATGGATAGACACGTTTCCATAAAGAAATATCTGCGAGATCAACATCCTCATATCAAGCATTTGTTTGACATATGGCATGTTGCTAAAGGTGAgctaataaatattatattgtttatgaaaCAACTAATTCAGCTATcgatatttaaattattcaatttaggattgaagaaaaagttgaaatcAACTGCCAGGTCAAAAGGCTGTGAGGGAGGATTAAATGGTTGGGTGGCCAGTATTATAAATCATCTTTACTGGTCTGTCGTCTCCACCCCTCCAGATGATAGTCAGTTAGTGGTTGATAAGTTTACCTCAATCATATACCATGTACAAAATCGACATCACGACTTCTCGGGACGTTTCTCAAGATGCCTCCATGGTGATCTTCAGGGCCAGGAACGACAGAAAGCTTGGCTTCAACCATGTAATATTTTACTAGTTATATACcagtattaaaattattaagaatgagtatttatttattgctcTTTCTAGGTACAAAAGCTGCTGTACAAATGGAGAAGATTGTGTGCAACTCCAGGCTTCTTAAAGATATTGCTCAGGTTTCTTCCACTTACCAAACATCGACTGTTGAGGCTTTTCATAGtctattaaataattttgttccTAAGATGATTTGTTTTTCCTTTCTTGGCATGGAGTGCAGGTAAACTTATCAACTATTGACTAAAATAGTTATATGCTAAaattccatttattttaattgaaatttatCCTTCAGGACAGCTTTAGCAGCTCTTCACTTTAATGAGAATGCTCACCGGGCACAGTCTGTCACAAAGGATGGTGTACCAGTATATGGGATTCACTATCCCAAGTATAAGAAGGGTGGTTACATCGTCAGAAAAGTCATACAGGAAGCAACCTATGGTAGGAACTTTATTGGAATTATACAAACATACTGCTTATTTCATCTATTAGTCTAGTTTAGTACATTAATTGAACGTTTTTCTGCAGAATATGTTGGCGATTTTGTGCAGATCGTTAAGTCTATTTGCCAGAGAGATTACTAANNNNNNNNNNNNNNNNNNNNNNNNNNNNNNNNNNNNNNNNNNNNNNNNNNCAGATATGTGggctatatataaacatgcagattttgtttatattgattTCATGTTCGGAGCATGAAGTGGTTTCTAAATTTCGGTAAGttttatacaataattttaaaactagatAAATATGGAACTGTTGTAATGATTAgataaatatgaaactattgtaacttttttttgtagtatCTGCATTGACAGAAAcatcaaaattttaactttgtacATGTATGGATTGCCCATAGATTTGGATATTTTGATTGAACTTCCTAACCCAAAAGAAGATACGCTACATTCTCTATTAAGTATGAATAACTATCTTAAAAGcgctgtgttttgttttagggTGGGTAAAGCTATTTAATTAAGTACAACATTTTTGGCAATTTAGGGGATATATGGAAAATATCCAGATGTGTAGAGGGGTTGACTCTATCGAAAAGCGGAATCATCCGATTTTACATTGGACAGGGAAAAAGATGAGTATGGAAACCATATCTCGTTCACCACATTGTCAGATATTTAGTGAGTTAAAGTGCTCATGACATGAACTTTTACCTAATGCAAACTTAGTATGAAACAATGCATCTTATTTTAATAAGTAGTTTCTCCAACGTTTACAGGCGAGAAACTTTATTTACGCGATAAATATAACgtttttaagtaaaacaaatcGACTCCCCAGTTTGCGGCGTAAAAATGATACCACTACCTTGTGACGTCAGCGCAAGAACAGTAGCGCGAAAAGTTTTTACTGAAGAGAGATTTgcgaattttatttaataaagatCATGCCTTCGCGTTGTGTTGCTGGATTTTGTTCTAACACTCACGAGAACGGTATTAGTTTATTCAAGTTTCCTAAAGATCCAGAGCTTCGTTCAAAGTGGATACAACAAGTAAGACGCACCCGTGACAAGTGGTTTCCTTCCCCCACTTCTGTTCTTTGTTCTGAACATTTTGAAATAGATTGTTTTGACACCGTTCCCAGCATAAAAAGATCACTTGGTTGCCAAGTTCAACATAAGCGAGTGTTATTGCCTACAGCTGTGCCTACAGTTTTCCGCAGGAATGCACGTAAACCGAATGCTACAGCTGCAGTTATAACAAGTCCGGGAGTTTCTTTTGATGTCAGTTTTGACGGGGCAGGTTTTGAGCGGCAGAGTCAGCATGATACCAGTTCCACCCTCAAGAAAGTTAGAACTTGTGTCCAGAAAAGACAGAAAATACAAGTATACATGTTTAAACCATTATTTCTTTAAGTAACAGTGTAATGCATTTTGTGGAAAACCAAGATAGTACAGATTAGATATTATACAAGTAAGCTCCTGTCCATCCTGATACAAGTTATACAGTAATCAAAGAACCAAGAAAGTTTTCCAGgcttaaaacacttttttaatattaatatttgttatatgtatatatttgaattaaaactttCCAGGTTCTTTCTGATGCTTTCGCACAACATGAACAGCGTGTTGAAGCTGAAACTACAATAGAAGCTTCACTCTTGGTATGTCTGGTTAATCTGCTGTACATTTAATCACTCTAAAAATCAaatgactttttaaaaactaattagcttttgtattattttacttcAGAACTGCGATGCAAGTTGCCAAGCTGACATACCTAAAAGGATTAAAACCAGGACTGTATCCGTTGCTGTCAAACCCAAAAGCAGAGTAAAGGGTAAAATATGAAAGtcaaaacctattttaaatgtttgaaaattttctttggtgaatatatgttttatgttctGTAAGCCTacataaagtgtttttttattatttttgatattAATACTCACTGCAGGAACGCAAACATCTTCTGTACAACCTGGACCTGTCATGGTTTCGGCATCCACACAGACAGCTGAAGTTGTAACCAGTAAGTTTTGTTAGtgtgtaataataaaatctgACTTGTCACCTGACATGTGATTTTTATTGAGCAGCAGTATCAGAACTGATTGATGACTTGAACAGCGAGTGTGATATCTTGGACAATGATTCAAAAGATCTTGATTATGCAATGTCTGAAACTTCAGACCTGTCCATGGATGATGGTCCATCTGCAGAAACCACTACCAACCCGCAGCTTGGTCAGGATAaccgaaaatattttatattctggGTTTGCATTGTCCAGCTTTTGTCATGCTGGTGCAGTTGTCCTAACTGTGGATGCAGAAAGATTCTCTGGACCAAGAAAGAATTTGGAACtcttttgaaactttttctaAGATGTAAAGATTGTGGTCACTCCAATACATGGAACAGTCAGCCAAATTTTGGAAAAGTACCTGCTGGTAACATTCTTCTGTCTGCAGGCATTCTGTTTGCAGGAGCTACTGCTTCGAAGGTACTACGGGTTTTAAAGCATATGGGAACAGCTGTTATTTCTGTCCGAACATTTTTCCGCCACCAACAGATGGTGTTGCACACAGCAACCATGCAGCTATGGAGGGAGAGACAGATGTGGATGTTAAGTACCTTGCAGGCAGAGGATGGTGGTATAGTATGTGGTGGTGATGAACGTGCCGATTCCCCTGGACACAGTGCCAAGTACGGGACCTACACCATGATGGAATTAAGAATGAAAGCTGTTGTCGACATACAGACCATCCaggtaaacataaaaaatgaatgccTATTTTGCAATTTATTATATCTTCGTTCTGTTTTGATATAACTTTTGTGTCAAAAGAGTAGTGAAGTGGGGGGTAGCTACCACCACATGGAGCAAGAGGGATTGGCAAGGTCTCTGCAGCGGATCCAGAACTTTGTACCTGTTGATACTCTTATCACGAATAGACACGTTTCTATAAAGAAATATCTGCGAGATCAACATCCTCATATCAAGCATTTGTTTGACATATGGCATGTTGCTAAAGGTGAgctaataaatattatattgtttatgaaaCAATTAATTCAGGTATcgatatttaaattattcaatTTAGGATtgaagaaaaagttaaaatcaacTGCCAGGTCAAAAGGCTGTGAGGGATTAAATGGTTGGGTGGCCAGTATTATAAATCATCTTTACTGGTCTGTGGTCTCCACCCCTCCAGATGATAGTCAGTTAGTGGTTGATAAGTTTACCTTAATCATATACCATGTACAAAATCGACATCACGACTTCTCGGGACGTTTCTCAAGATGCCTCCATGGTGATCTTCAGGGCCAGGAACGACAGAAAGCTTGGCTTCAACCACTATTTATATACcagtattaaaattattaagaatgagtatttatttattgctcTTTCTAGGTACAAAAGCTGCTGTACAAATGGAGAAGATTGTGTGCAACTCCAGGCTTCTAAAAGATATTGCTCAGCTTTCTTGGACTTACCAAACATCGACTGTTGAGGCTTTTCATAGTctagttaaataattttgttccTAAGATGATTTGTTTTTCCTTTCTTGGCATGGAGTGCAGGTAAACTTATCAACTATTGACTAAAATAGTTATATGCTAAaattccatttattttaattgaaatttatCCTTCAGGACAGCACTGTCCCAAGTATAAGAAGGGTGGTTACATCGTCAGAAAAGTCATACAGGAAGCAACCTATGGTAGGAACTTTATTGGAATTATACAAACATACTGCTTATTTCATCTATAGTTCTAGTTTAGGGCATTAATTGTTCCTAAGATGATTTGTTTTTCCTTTCTTGGCATGGAGTGCAGGTAAACTTATCAACTATTGACTAAAATAGTTATATGCTAAaattccatttattttaattgaaatttatCCTTCAGGACAGCACTGTCCCAAGTATAAGAAGGGTGGTTACATCGTCAGAAAAGTCATACAGGAAGCAACCTATGGTAGGAACTTTATTGGAATTATACAAACATACTGCTTATTTCATCTATAGTTCTAGTTTAGGGCATTAATTGAACGTTTTCCGATTTGTTTGTCTTTCTTGCAGAGTGCAGTTAAGCTTATGCCAGAGAGATAAAATAGTTGAAGTTAAAGATTCNNNNNNNNNNNNNNNNNNNNNNNNNNNNNNNNNNNNNNNNNNNNNNNNNNTTGTTTTCATGGGAAAGTCTCTCATGAGATAAGTCGTATCCGCACTGTTGGCATATGATTAATTAAGTATTGGGATTGggttatgtgacgtcactttaggcgtcgagttgcaacaaATGAAAGCTGTTGTCGACATACAGACCATCCaggtaaacataaaaaatgaatgccTATTTTGCAATTTATTATATCTTCGTTCTGTTTTGATATAACTTTTGTGTCAAAAGAGTAATGAAGTGGGGGGTAGCTACCACATGGAGCAAGACGGATTGGCGAGGTCTCTGCAGCGGATCCAGAACTTTGTACCTGTTGATACTATCATGGATAGACACGTTTCCATAAAGAAATATCTGCGAGATCAACATCCTCATATCAAGCATTTGTTTGACATATGGCATGTTGCTAAAGGTGAgctaataaatattatattgtttatgaaaCAACTAATTCAGCTATcgatatttaaattattcaatttaggattgaagaaaaagttgaaatcAACTGCCAGGTCAAAAGGCTGTGAGGGAGGATTAAATGGTTGGGTGGCCAGTATTATAAATCATCTTTACTGGTCTGTCGTCTCCACCCCTCCAGATGATAGTCAGTTAGTGGTTGATAAGTTTACCTCAATCATATACCATGTACAAAATCGACATCACGACTTCTCGGGACGTTTCTCAAGATGCCTCCATGGTGATCTTCAGGGCCAGGAACGACAGAAAGCTTGGCTTCAACCATgtaatattttactatttacaTACcagtattaaaattattaagaatgagtatttatttattgctcTTTCTAGGTACAAAAGCTGCTGTGCAAATGGAGAAGATTGTGTGCAACTCCAGGCTTCTAAAAGATATTGCTCAGCTTTCTTCCACTTACCAAACATCGACTGTTGAGGCTTTTCATAGtctattaaataattttgttccTAAGATGATttgtttttccttttcttGGCATGGAGTGCAGGTAAACTTATCAACTATTGACTAAAATAGTTATATGCTAAaattccatttattttaattgaaatttatCCTTCAGGACAGCTTTAGCAGTTCTTCACTTTAATGAGAATGCTCACCGGGCACAGTCTGTCACAAAGGTCATACAGGAAGCAATCTATGGTAGGAACTTTATTGGAATTATACAAACATACTGCTTATTTCATCTATAGTTCTAGTTTAGGGCATTAATTGAACGTTTTCCTGCAGAATATGTTGGCGATTTGTTGCAGATCGTTAAGTCTATTTGCCAGAGAGATAACAATCTTGAAGTTGAAGAGACACTGACCGATGAAACGACAAGGCTGCCTCTAAGCTCTTCATGTGAAAAGCCAGACCGAGATAGTGCTATTAAAAATCATGTGTCACGTTTCATGTCAAACTCTCTCTATTGAACACTATGTTTCAGGCGATTATAAATATGATCTGGCaagtttttataagttttattttgtttgtttaaataaaaatcattgtgtttacaaaaaaaacacacaactgCAAGATTTTAGTCAGCAAATCTGAAGCTAACATACTCTTGTCCTTCCTGTAACGGAAAAGAGTGGcggattttgtttacaacacaGGCAGGAATTGGAACTCTGACTTTCATTTCTAGATAACCATAGCACCACCGAATAAACTGTCTGTATGCTGTGTATCTTTTCCTAGTTATTCCCATCATCTAAGTTGGAATGCTGTTGCTATGTCGAGTAGGCCACTTCCAACACATCTTCATTGAGACAAACTGGGTCGAAGTTTTTATGTTCTGTGATGCAGTTGGCAGTGTCGGGCATCTTCTGGGAAACCTGTTCCTGCTCTCGACAGCAAACACTTTCC
The DNA window shown above is from Ciona intestinalis unplaced genomic scaffold, KH HT000378.1, whole genome shotgun sequence and carries:
- the LOC113475407 gene encoding uncharacterized protein LOC113475407 isoform X1, whose product is MVSASTQTAEVVTTVSELIDDLNSECDILDNDSKDLDYAMSETSDLSMDDGPSAETTTNPQLGQDNRKYFIFWVCIVQLLSCWCSCPNCGCRKILWTKKEFGTLLKLFLRCKDCGHSNTWNSQPNFGKVPAGNILLSAGILFAGATASKVLRVLKHMGTAVISVRTFFRHQQMVLHTATMQLWRERQMWMLSTLQAEDGGIVCGGDERADSPGHSAKYGTYTMMELRMKAVVDIQTIQLLCQKSNEVGGSYHMEQDGLARSLQRIQNFVPVDTIMDRHVSIKKYLRDQHPHIKHLFDIWHVAKGLKKKLKSTARSKGCEGGLNGWVASIINHLYWSVVSTPPDDSQLVVDKFTSIIYHVQNRHHDFSGRFSRCLHGDLQGQERQKAWLQPCTKAAVQMEKIVCNSRLLKDIAQLSSTYQTSTVEAFHSLLNNFVPKMICFSFSWHGVQDSFSSSSL
- the LOC113475407 gene encoding uncharacterized protein LOC113475407 isoform X2, yielding MVSASTQTAEVVTTVSELIDDLNSECDILDNDSKDLDYAMSETSDLSMDDGPSAETTTNPQLGQDNRKYFIFWVCIVQLLSCWCSCPNCGCRKILWTKKEFGTLLKLFLRCKDCGHSNTWNSQPNFGKVPAGNILLSAGILFAGATASKVLRVLKHMGTAVISVRTFFRHQQMVLHTATMQLWRERQMWMLSTLQAEDGGIVCGGDERADSPGHSAKYGTYTMMELRMKAVVDIQTIQSNEVGGSYHMEQDGLARSLQRIQNFVPVDTIMDRHVSIKKYLRDQHPHIKHLFDIWHVAKGLKKKLKSTARSKGCEGGLNGWVASIINHLYWSVVSTPPDDSQLVVDKFTSIIYHVQNRHHDFSGRFSRCLHGDLQGQERQKAWLQPCTKAAVQMEKIVCNSRLLKDIAQLSSTYQTSTVEAFHSLLNNFVPKMICFSFSWHGVQDSFSSSSL
- the LOC113475407 gene encoding uncharacterized protein LOC113475407 isoform X3, which encodes MVSASTQTAEVVTTVSELIDDLNSECDILDNDSKDLDYAMSETSDLSMDDGPSAETTTNPQLGQDNRKYFIFWVCIVQLLSCWCSCPNCGCRKILWTKKEFGTLLKLFLRCKDCGHSNTWNSQPNFGKVPAGNILLSAGILFAGATASKVLRVLKHMGTAVISVRTFFRHQQMVLHTATMQLWRERQMWMLSTLQAEDGGIVCGGDERADSPGHSAKYGTYTMMELRMKAVVDIQTIQLLCQKSSEVGGSYHHMEQEGLARSLQRIQNFVPVDTLITNRHVSIKKYLRDQHPHIKHLFDIWHVAKGLKKKLKSTARSKGCEGLNGWVASIINHLYWSVVSTPPDDSQLVVDKFTLIIYHVQNRHHDFSGRFSRCLHGDLQGQERQKAWLQPLFIYQY
- the LOC113475407 gene encoding uncharacterized protein LOC113475407 isoform X4: MVSASTQTAEVVTTVSELIDDLNSECDILDNDSKDLDYAMSETSDLSMDDGPSAETTTNPQLGQDNRKYFIFWVCIVQLLSCWCSCPNCGCRKILWTKKEFGTLLKLFLRCKDCGHSNTWNSQPNFGKVPAGNILLSAGILFAGATASKVLRVLKHMGTAVISVRTFFRHQQMVLHTATMQLWRERQMWMLSTLQAEDGGIVCGGDERADSPGHSAKYGTYTMMELRMKAVVDIQTIQSSEVGGSYHHMEQEGLARSLQRIQNFVPVDTLITNRHVSIKKYLRDQHPHIKHLFDIWHVAKGLKKKLKSTARSKGCEGLNGWVASIINHLYWSVVSTPPDDSQLVVDKFTLIIYHVQNRHHDFSGRFSRCLHGDLQGQERQKAWLQPLFIYQY